One uncultured Caproiciproducens sp. DNA segment encodes these proteins:
- a CDS encoding GNAT family N-acetyltransferase, with the protein MKTERVGFSKWESSDKKLAELLWGDPDVTHFICASGVFTQQDIQNRLNTEINNNTMYQIQYWPIFERSTSELAGCCGLRPCEGEQYIFEIGFHLRKKYWGKGLASEAARAVIRYAFSSLGAKELQAGHHPENAASRKLLEKLGFQYVTDCYYAPTGLYHPSYLLVKS; encoded by the coding sequence ATGAAAACAGAACGAGTCGGTTTTTCAAAATGGGAAAGCAGCGATAAAAAACTGGCTGAATTGCTTTGGGGAGATCCGGATGTTACACACTTTATTTGTGCAAGCGGTGTTTTTACTCAGCAGGACATTCAAAACCGATTGAATACGGAAATTAATAATAATACAATGTACCAGATTCAGTACTGGCCAATATTTGAACGATCCACTTCGGAGTTGGCCGGTTGCTGTGGACTTCGTCCCTGCGAGGGTGAACAGTACATTTTTGAAATTGGCTTTCACCTGCGAAAGAAATATTGGGGAAAGGGCCTTGCCTCAGAAGCAGCCCGTGCAGTAATCCGGTATGCTTTTTCTTCGCTTGGCGCAAAGGAACTGCAAGCAGGTCACCATCCTGAGAATGCGGCTTCCAGAAAACTGCTGGAGAAACTCGGTTTTCAATACGTAACGGACTGCTATTATGCGCCGACAGGATTGTACCATCCATCCTATCTTCTGGTCAAATCGTAA
- a CDS encoding GNAT family N-acetyltransferase: MIRAASKNDMESVYALICNMEQKVFDKDEFKKIFIEHIRHNNRPIFIFEQDNEVLGALNLRIEYQLHHCAKIAEIMELSVKEGLRSKGIGKKLFDAACQRAKDDGCLQIEVCCNQLRTNAHRFYEREGMHKFHYKFSMDLTGNVMTENKLGI; the protein is encoded by the coding sequence ATGATAAGAGCAGCTTCAAAAAACGACATGGAATCCGTATATGCTTTGATATGTAATATGGAACAAAAGGTTTTTGATAAAGATGAATTTAAAAAAATATTCATCGAACATATAAGGCACAATAATAGACCAATTTTTATCTTTGAGCAGGACAATGAAGTGTTAGGCGCTTTGAATCTTCGCATAGAATATCAGTTGCATCATTGTGCAAAAATCGCCGAGATTATGGAGTTGTCCGTAAAAGAAGGGCTCCGTTCAAAAGGCATTGGTAAAAAACTTTTTGATGCAGCATGTCAAAGAGCGAAGGATGATGGATGCTTACAAATTGAGGTCTGTTGCAATCAACTGCGCACCAATGCACACCGTTTTTACGAACGAGAAGGCATGCATAAATTTCACTATAAGTTCTCTATGGATTTAACGGGAAACGTTATGACAGAAAATAAGCTTGGAATATAA